In the Cohaesibacter gelatinilyticus genome, CTTCTCGGTGAAGCTGGCGACGATATCTTCATCTTCGCTACTGGCGATGGCGATGACACTGTTATGGATTTTGTAGCTGGTGCAGGCAGTGATGACGTGATTGAGCTTTCGGGTATTGCTGGTTTTAGTTCATTTGCCGAAGTGCTGGCTGTTGCCTCAGACCAGGGTTCGGATACCTTGATCACGCTGGATGCTGATAACAGTATCTTGCTGAAAGATGTGTCAGTCTCTGATCTTCATCAGGACGATTTCCGTTTCGCGTAAGGCATTTGGGGATTGATCTTCGATGAATAACAACATGAACCGACGGTCTGCGACCGTCGGCTTATTCTCTGGTTTGGGCAAGGTCTGGCTTGGCATTGGATTGATCAGCATGCTGATCAATATTCTGATGTTGACCGGCCCTGTCTTCATGCTTCAGGTTTATGACCGGGTTCTGGCCAGCGGCTCTGTCCCCACGCTTGTTGTTCTGGGTGGGTTGGCGCTCGGTCTTTATGCCTTTTATGGTCTGCTGGATGGCCTGCGCAGTCGCATTCTGGTGCGTGTCGGGCAATATGTTGATGCGCACTATTCCGGTTTGGCCTATCAGGTCTCAACCATGGCACCGGTGCTGATTGGTAACAAAGCCCAGCAGCTACGCCCGGTGCAGGATCTGGATGCCGTTCGGCAGTTTCTGTCCGGGCAGGGGCCTGCTGCAATCTTCGACAGCCCCTGGATGCCTTTCTATCTGATTATCGTCTACGTTTTTCATCCAATACTGGGCTTGGTCGGCTTGGTCGGCGCAATCATCATCTGTCTTTTGATCGGGTTGAATGAATGGCTGACACGCAAACCGACACAGGAAGCCAATAGAGAAACCGGTCTGCGCGGCCAGTTGGTGGAAACAGGCCGACAGAATGCGGAAGCCATTCATGCCATGGGGATGATTGGAGCCTTGCGAGGGCGTTGGGAGGGATTGAACCAGACTTATCTGCAAAGCCAAAGAGTATCGTCAGATCGCGGACTTCTCTTTTCAACGCTTACCAAAACATTCCGCTTCATCCTGCAATCCAGCATTCTCGGCTTTGGTGCCTGGTTGGCCATCCAACAGGAAATCACGCCTGGTATCATGATCGCTGCTTCCATCATGATTTCCCGTGCCTTGTCGCCAATTGAGGTGGCTGTCGGGCAATGGAGAGCTTTTGTCGGAGCTCGCCAAGCATATGCACGTTTGAAGTCTATCTTCGGTCAGATGTCAGAGGAACAGGAAGATGGTATGGAGCTACCTCTTCCTCAAAAAGCTTTGACGGTGGATGCTCTGAGCTCCGGTCCGGTTGGTCTCAAGAAGCCTGTTCTTCAGGGCGTAAGCTTCTCGCTGAATGCAGGGCAAGGGTTGGGCATCATTGGGCCGTCAGGGTCTGGCAAATCCACCCTGGCTCGTAGTCTTGTAGGGTTGCTTCCAGCTCTTTCTGGCTCTGTAAGATTGGATGGAGCGGAGTTGACACAATGGGCTCAGGATCGGAGGGGTGAGTTCATTGGCTATCTCCCGCAAGATGTTCAGATTTTTGACGGCACCATATCCGAGAATATCTCTAGATTTGCGCCTGATGCATCATCCGACAGCATTTTGGAAGCTGCACGTCTTGCCGATCTGCATGAGATGATTACCGCATTACCCGATGGCTATGAAACCAGAATTGGCTCTTCTGGCTTTGCGCTTTCAGGTGGTCAGCGTCAGAGAGTTGCCTTGGCAAGGGCCATCTATGGCAATCCCTTCCTTATTGTGCTCGATGAACCCAACTCCAATCTGGATAGTCAAGGCGAAGCAGCACTGGCAGGCGCTATTAGTGCGATGAAGGAAAGGGGCTCCGTCATAGTGATCATAGCTCATCGTCCCAGCGCACTGGCGAGCGTCGATCATGTTCTTTGTTTGAAAGAAGGCAAGATGCAAGCTTGTGGTCCCAAGGATGAAGTCTTGCCCAAGGTTCTCTCTCCTGTCCCAAATCAGGGAGCAGCCTGATGTCACCAATTGATACGTCTTCTCCTCAAAATGAGTTACAGCAAAGCTTGTCCCGTCATATGAAATGGGCGCTCCTTATCGTTTGCTTGTTGATCGGTGGTGTTGGCCTGTGGCTGGGCTTGTTGCAAATCTCCAGCGCTGTGGTAGCAACGGGTTCGATTGTTGTTGAAGGCAATATAAAACGTGTCCAACATCAGGAAGGCGGGATCGTCAAAGAGATCCACGCCAAGGATGGTGATGGCGTTCAATCAGGGGATCTGCTGATCCGTTTGGACGACACTGTGCCAAGAGCTAATCTCTTTATCGCTGACAAGCAGTTGGTGGATCTGCGTCTTCAACTTGCTCGATTGATTGCCGAGCAACAGGACAAGGAAGATATCACCTTCCCAAAGTTGAGCTCATCTGCCTTCTCACATGATGAGGTCGCCGAGTTGCGAATTGGCCAACAAAAACTGTTTGAAGCGCGTCGTAAATCTTACCATGGCCGTAAGCAGCAGCTTAAAAAGCAGATAGGCCAGCTTTCTCAGCAAGTAGATGGGTTGATTGCTCAGCAGCGGGCAAAACAGGAAGAAATTGACCTGCTGAAAAGCGAACTGGAAGCTAATGGCAAGCTCTGGGAGCGCAAGCTTGTCACACTAACCAAGTTCAATTCGCTAAAGCGAGAAAAAGCAAAAAAGAAGGGTGAGCACGGAGAGGTGACGGCCAATATTGCTCAGGCACGCAACGCGATCAGTGAGAAAGAGCTGCAAATCCTTCAGATCGAAGAAGATACCCAGACAGAAATTCTGCAACAGATACAGGATATCAAAGCCAAGGTTGCACAATTGGAAGAGCAGGAAATCGCTGCTCTGGATCAGCTCAAGCGTATTGATATCCTGGCTCCTCAAGCTGGGATTGTGCATCAGTCCAACGCCCACACCGTGGGAGGTGTTATACCGGCCGCAGAAGTGTTGATGCTGATCGTGCCGCAGGAAGATCGCCTGATCATCGAAGCACAAGTCGATCCGACACAGATTGATCGTCTGTCTCCCAATCAGATTGCCCGAGTGCGCTTCCCTGCCTTTGACCAGCGCACTACGCCAGAGATTCAGGCCAAGCTCGATACGATCTCAGCCGATCTCATTCAGGATCAGGCGACAGGTCTCTCATTCTACAAGGTCCGGTTGATCATCGAGGAAGCAGAATTGCAAAAACTCAATGGCAAGAAGCTCGTCCCGGGAATGCCGTCCGAGGTCTATCTTCAAACAGGATATAGAACCATCGCCTCATACCTCACCAAACCCATTACAGATCAAATCCAGCATGCAATGAAAGAGCGGTAAGAGAAGAGGTAAAAAAGGTAATTTTCTATCAACTTCTAAAGTAATTGCTCAAGGTCGAGTTTAAGCCACCTCTTTTGCGAGGCGTAAAATTCTAACTCCCGTCGGTCCAAACAAGGGGCTCACTGCAACGAATTCTCCCGAAAACTGGTAGAGAATTGGGGCGCAGGTCACTGGTACTTCACGCTGAAATCTACGGATCGATGTCTGAATGATCAAACGGCTTCAAACTGACGACCCTTGAAATCGTCCTTGGATTGCAATTCCAGCTTTTTGGCAAGCCCCGATCTATTCCAAACAGGCTCTTGTGGTTGTCCAAAGTAATTTGCGGTGATTTTCCCTAAGCGGTTTCAACAGTTTTTTGCAAACGCTGTTGAAGTCATGACGTGCTCCCCTGAAATGTCCCCGTTTTATGGTTAGTCTGTTTCCCAATAAGGAGATAGACGATGAAGAGAAGCCGTTTCAGCGAAGAACAGATTATCGGCATATTGAAAGAGCATCAGGCGGGCATGAGTGCAGCGGAGCTGAGCCGCAAGCATGGTGTCAGTGACGGAACCTTTTACAAATGGCGTTCGAAGTATAGCGGCATGGAAGTGTCTGAGGCCAAGCGGCTGAAAGTTCTTGAAGAAGAGAACAAGAAACTCAAGAAGCTATTGGCTGAACAGATGCTGGATGTGTCTACTCTGAAAGAGATGCTCGGAAAAAACTTCTGAAGCCCGGTTCCCGACGACGCGCGGTGGACTGGGCGATGGCACAGAAGGACTATTCTCAACGCAAGGCGTGCGAGCTGGTGGGTATTGCTCCACGGGTTTATCGCTATTAATCCAGACGTGATGCTGATGCAGGTCTTCGTAAGAGGCTTGTTGAGTTGTCATCGGAGCGTCGGCGCTTTGGCTACCGGCGGCTGCATATTCTTCTCAAGCGAGAGGGCTGGCGTGTGAACTGGAAGAAGCTGTATCGGCTCTATAAAGAGGAAAAGCTGACAGTGCGCAAGCGTGGCGGCCGGAAACGGGCTCTGGGTACCAGGGCACCAATGGCCATTCCGCAAGATGCCAATCAGAGATGGAGCCTCGATTTTGTCTCTGATAGCCTTGTCGAAGGTCGACGGTTCCGCATTCTCTGTGTCATTGATGACTTCAGTAGGGAATGCCTGGCAACCGTGGTTGATACGTCCCTCTCCGGTGCTCGGGTAGCCCGAGAGCTAGACATCATAGCGGAACGGCGTGGCTATCCCTGTATGATCGTCAGCGACAATGGAACCGAGCTAACCAGTAACGCCATCCTCAAATGGCAGGAGGATCGAAAGGTTGAGTGGCACTACATCGCTCCCGGCAAACCAATGCAAAACGGCTTTGTCGAGAGCTTCAATGGTCGCCTCAGAGATGAGTGCCTCAATGAGCATCTCTTCTCGAGCCTACCTGCTGCCAGAGAACTGATTGAAGAATGGAGAATTGACTACAACACCAAAAGACCCCATACCGCCCACAACGGGCTAACCCCAATCGAATTTGTTACCCAATCCAGACAAGATCAAAACTGGAACAGAACTAACTTATAAACGGGCACATTCAGGGGAGCACGTCATCGGCGACAAGGAATATTCGAGCAAGGCAAATTGACAATATGCACGACAATGCGGAGCTGTTCCTGTCATTCCGCGCAAGTCCAATGAGAGACACCAGCCCAAGCATTTTGCCAGAAAACTCTATAAAGCAAGAGCCTGTATCGAACAGGCTTTCGGCAAACTACAGCGCTTTAAACGGGTCGCACGCAGGTGCGAGAAGACACAACAGAATTACCGATCGGTCATCTCACTTGCCGCTGTATTCATATTGATCAAATCTCTCCACACTGCCTAACGAGAATAGTGCTTGTGTTGAATACTTGAATGCGTTACTGGGATTTTGTGCCGTGGGTTGTAGAATAGCCTGCTGCGCAGTAATCAGCTTGCGCTGCTTTTCCTATTGGTAGCCAATAAGAATTGCGTGTACTGGCTACCTCAGTTATGTTCGTACTACAGGCTTGAAAGCGGACAACACGGTGTCTGATGCATGATTGAATTCCAAAGACACATCAAAATCCCATAGGCAGATAAAGTGAAAAAAATACTGGTTACCGGCGCAGACGGTTTCATTGGCTCTCACCTGACGGAACATCTAGTGCTGCAAGGCTATGATGTGCGGGCTTTTGTTTTGTATAATTCCTTCAGTAGCTGGGGCTGGCTTGACCAGTGCGCGCCGGATACCAAAGATAATTTTGATGTCTTTGCCGGGGATATTCGAGATCCCAACGGTGTGCGCAAAGCCACGGAAGGCTGTGATATAGTACTGCATTTGGCGTCCTTGATTGCCATTCCCTATTCCTACCATTCGCCGGATACGTATGTGGACACTAACGTCAGGGGCACACTGAACGTGGTACAGGCGGCTAAAGATCTTGGTGTGGAAAAAGTGGTACACACCTCGACCAGTGAGGTCTATGGTACTGCTTGCTATGTGCCGATTGACGAGGCACACCCGCTACAAGGCCAGTCGCCCTACTCGGCCACCAAGATCGGTGCCGATCAGATCGCCATTTCGTTCTACAACGCGTTTGATACGCCGGTCAGCATCATACGACCATTCAACACTTATGGCCCGCGTCAATCGGCCCGTGCGGTGATCCCGACCATCATCACCCAAATTGCCAACGGCGCGTGCAAGTTGAAGCTGGGCGCTTTGCATCCAACCCGTGACTTTAACTTTGTCAAAGATACGGTGCGTGGTTTCGAAGCCATCATGAAGGCGGAAAAATCTATTGGCGAAGTGATCAACATCGGCAGCAATTTCGAAGTGTCCATTGGCGATACAGTGCAGTTGATCGCTGATGCTATGGGGACCGAGGTTGAAATCGAAACGGACGAAGTGCGTCTGCGTCCGGAAAAAAGTGAGGTAGATCGCTTGTGGGCCTGTAATGCTAAAGCCAAGGAATTGACAGGTTGGGAGCCGGAATATGGAGGTGACGAAGGCATGAAGCGTGGTCTGGCGGAAACCGCCGAATGGTTCACCAATCCTGAGAATCTCAGTATGTACAAAGCTGATCGATACAATATCTAAGATGTTGAATTCTATGTCACACTCTGTGGATACAGCGGCCGTTGTTGCGGCCATTACCGAGACTCTTGGTCGTCCACAAGCCTTCATTCCCCTGCATGAACCGCAGTTTGTCGGTAACGAGTGGAACTATGTGAAGGACTGTTTGGATACGGGCTGGGTGTCGTCGGTCGGTAAATATGTGGATCGGTTTGAAGCTGATGTTGCGGAGTTTTGCGGGGTCAAACATGCGGTGGCGGTGGTTAATGGTACTGCAGCTTTACATGTTTCCTTGTTGCTGTGTGATGTCCAGCCGGGTGACGAGGTTCTCGCGCCAGCTCTGACCTTTATCGCCACAGCCAACGCCATTCAGTACTGTCACGCTGTGCCGCATCTGGTGGATGTGGAAGAAACCACACTGGGTTTATCTCCGTCGGCGCTGGATGCCTATTTGGCAGAGATTGTTGAGGTTAAGGATGGGTCCTGTTGGAATCGGCAAACCGGACGCCGGATTGCAGCAGTGATTCCCATGCATACCTTTGGCTGTCCGGTGGACATGGATGCTATGTTGGCGGTGGCGGAAAAATATTGTTTCGCAGTGGTGGAAGACGCTGCGGAATCTCTGGGCTCTTATTACAAGGGAACACATACAGGGAATTTCGGTCGGGTCGCGGCTATGAGTTTTAACGGCAACAAAATCATGACCACAGGTGGTGGCGGTATGGTGTTGACCAACGATTCCGCCTTGGCCAAACGGGCCAAACATATGACCACCACGGCCAAAGTACCGCACCGTTGGGAGTTTGCCCATGACATGGTGGGCTTTAATTATCGTATGCCCAATATCAATGCAGCATTGGGCTGTGCGCAGTTGGAGCGTGTGTCCCAATCGGTGACAGAAAAGCGTGCTTTGTTTGCGGTGTATCAGGTCGCTTTTGCCAAGATTGACGGTGTATCCTTGTTTGCTGAACCGGAAAATTGCAAGAGCAATTACTGGCTCAATGCCTTGCTGTTGGATGCACCGGATCTGACGGTGCGGGATGCCATTTTGGCGGCGACCAATGATGCGGGGCTGATGACTCGCCCGGCGTGGAGTTTGATGCACCACATGGCACCGTATCAGGATTGCCCGCGTATGGACTTGTCTGTTTCAGAAAACTTGCTGCAACGTCTGATCAATATTCCCAGCAGTCCGCAGTTGCTAGACGGGAGTCATGCATGATGGTTGAGCAAAAGTGTCCAACCATTGTTCTTTTGGGTGCTGGTGGCCACGCCCGTGTTTGCATTGATGTGATCGAGCAGCATGGTGGTTACGAGATCCTTGGTCTAGTGGATTTGCCGTCCGAGGTGGGAAAAACCCTACTTGGTTATCCCATTTTAGGTAGTGATGACGATTTGCCGGCTATTTTGGCCAAGGTTGATTTCGGTGTTGTCACGATCGGACAAATCAAAAACGCTGAGCCGCGTCAACGTTTGTACGCACAATTGTGCGCCTATGGTACGGCGGCACCGGCCATTGTTTCACCAAAGGCTTTTGTTTCTCCACATGCCTCTATTGGCATGGGAACAATGGTTGTGCATGGAGCTGTCGTCAATGCGGGGGCGACTGTCGGGGAAAACTGTATCGTGAATACTCTGTCCTTGGTTGAACATGATGTATCTGTCGGCAACAATTGCCATGTTTCCACCGGTTGCCGGATCAACAGCGGGGTTTTAGTTGGGGACGG is a window encoding:
- a CDS encoding HlyD family type I secretion periplasmic adaptor subunit, producing the protein MSPIDTSSPQNELQQSLSRHMKWALLIVCLLIGGVGLWLGLLQISSAVVATGSIVVEGNIKRVQHQEGGIVKEIHAKDGDGVQSGDLLIRLDDTVPRANLFIADKQLVDLRLQLARLIAEQQDKEDITFPKLSSSAFSHDEVAELRIGQQKLFEARRKSYHGRKQQLKKQIGQLSQQVDGLIAQQRAKQEEIDLLKSELEANGKLWERKLVTLTKFNSLKREKAKKKGEHGEVTANIAQARNAISEKELQILQIEEDTQTEILQQIQDIKAKVAQLEEQEIAALDQLKRIDILAPQAGIVHQSNAHTVGGVIPAAEVLMLIVPQEDRLIIEAQVDPTQIDRLSPNQIARVRFPAFDQRTTPEIQAKLDTISADLIQDQATGLSFYKVRLIIEEAELQKLNGKKLVPGMPSEVYLQTGYRTIASYLTKPITDQIQHAMKER
- a CDS encoding NAD-dependent 4,6-dehydratase LegB, with amino-acid sequence MKKILVTGADGFIGSHLTEHLVLQGYDVRAFVLYNSFSSWGWLDQCAPDTKDNFDVFAGDIRDPNGVRKATEGCDIVLHLASLIAIPYSYHSPDTYVDTNVRGTLNVVQAAKDLGVEKVVHTSTSEVYGTACYVPIDEAHPLQGQSPYSATKIGADQIAISFYNAFDTPVSIIRPFNTYGPRQSARAVIPTIITQIANGACKLKLGALHPTRDFNFVKDTVRGFEAIMKAEKSIGEVINIGSNFEVSIGDTVQLIADAMGTEVEIETDEVRLRPEKSEVDRLWACNAKAKELTGWEPEYGGDEGMKRGLAETAEWFTNPENLSMYKADRYNI
- a CDS encoding acetyltransferase, which codes for MMVEQKCPTIVLLGAGGHARVCIDVIEQHGGYEILGLVDLPSEVGKTLLGYPILGSDDDLPAILAKVDFGVVTIGQIKNAEPRQRLYAQLCAYGTAAPAIVSPKAFVSPHASIGMGTMVVHGAVVNAGATVGENCIVNTLSLVEHDVSVGNNCHVSTGCRINSGVLVGDGTFVGSGSVVRQGLSIGKNCVIGMATAVLKDCPDGTVSPHKAKKENL
- a CDS encoding type I secretion system permease/ATPase; amino-acid sequence: MNRRSATVGLFSGLGKVWLGIGLISMLINILMLTGPVFMLQVYDRVLASGSVPTLVVLGGLALGLYAFYGLLDGLRSRILVRVGQYVDAHYSGLAYQVSTMAPVLIGNKAQQLRPVQDLDAVRQFLSGQGPAAIFDSPWMPFYLIIVYVFHPILGLVGLVGAIIICLLIGLNEWLTRKPTQEANRETGLRGQLVETGRQNAEAIHAMGMIGALRGRWEGLNQTYLQSQRVSSDRGLLFSTLTKTFRFILQSSILGFGAWLAIQQEITPGIMIAASIMISRALSPIEVAVGQWRAFVGARQAYARLKSIFGQMSEEQEDGMELPLPQKALTVDALSSGPVGLKKPVLQGVSFSLNAGQGLGIIGPSGSGKSTLARSLVGLLPALSGSVRLDGAELTQWAQDRRGEFIGYLPQDVQIFDGTISENISRFAPDASSDSILEAARLADLHEMITALPDGYETRIGSSGFALSGGQRQRVALARAIYGNPFLIVLDEPNSNLDSQGEAALAGAISAMKERGSVIVIIAHRPSALASVDHVLCLKEGKMQACGPKDEVLPKVLSPVPNQGAA
- a CDS encoding LegC family aminotransferase — encoded protein: MSHSVDTAAVVAAITETLGRPQAFIPLHEPQFVGNEWNYVKDCLDTGWVSSVGKYVDRFEADVAEFCGVKHAVAVVNGTAALHVSLLLCDVQPGDEVLAPALTFIATANAIQYCHAVPHLVDVEETTLGLSPSALDAYLAEIVEVKDGSCWNRQTGRRIAAVIPMHTFGCPVDMDAMLAVAEKYCFAVVEDAAESLGSYYKGTHTGNFGRVAAMSFNGNKIMTTGGGGMVLTNDSALAKRAKHMTTTAKVPHRWEFAHDMVGFNYRMPNINAALGCAQLERVSQSVTEKRALFAVYQVAFAKIDGVSLFAEPENCKSNYWLNALLLDAPDLTVRDAILAATNDAGLMTRPAWSLMHHMAPYQDCPRMDLSVSENLLQRLINIPSSPQLLDGSHA